The Gordonia sp. KTR9 genome contains a region encoding:
- a CDS encoding long-chain-fatty-acid--CoA ligase produces the protein MNQPVAVRARTVADLLAPLTAVEDRGVWFEGGFCSWADHLVGAARRAGVLRSRLSDDRPRHVGVLLANTPEFSALFAAAARHGFVLVGLNTTRRGNALAADIARADCQIVLCDGDTRHLLDGLELGGARVVDVDSPEWTAAVTASDPAPLAEPAPDDLMMLIFTSGTTGDPKAVRCTHRTFATSGPMLAERFGLGPDDVAYLSMPMFHSNAMIAGWCVAVSGGASIALRRSFSARGFVEDVHRYGVTYANYVGKPLNYILATEPHPDDATSSLRVMYGNEASARDRRRFAERFGCRVVDGFGSTEGGVAITRTPDTPDDALGPLRAPTAVVDVETGEPVPAGVVGEIVNLSGPGLFAGYHNDPGATAERLRGGIYHTGDLAWVDDEGYLHFAGRLGDWLRVDGENMGTGPIERILLRHPDIRQAAVHGVPVEIGDEIEAVLVADGLTADDLSEFLSAQDDLGPKQWPHRVRIVAELPETATFKTVKRLLASDTTPPTWRRDGGTYRAAT, from the coding sequence GTGAACCAGCCGGTCGCGGTGCGCGCCCGCACGGTCGCCGATCTACTCGCGCCACTGACCGCGGTCGAGGATCGCGGGGTCTGGTTCGAGGGCGGGTTCTGTTCGTGGGCCGACCATCTCGTCGGCGCGGCACGGCGAGCCGGGGTGTTGCGCAGCCGGTTGTCGGATGACCGCCCGCGCCACGTGGGCGTCCTGCTCGCCAACACCCCGGAGTTCAGCGCGCTGTTCGCCGCGGCGGCACGCCACGGATTCGTGCTGGTCGGTCTCAACACCACACGCCGCGGCAACGCCCTCGCCGCCGATATCGCCCGCGCCGACTGCCAGATCGTGCTGTGCGACGGGGACACCCGGCATCTGCTCGACGGCCTCGAGCTCGGCGGAGCACGCGTCGTCGACGTCGATTCACCCGAATGGACGGCCGCGGTGACCGCGAGCGACCCGGCGCCCCTCGCCGAACCGGCACCGGACGACCTCATGATGCTGATCTTCACCTCGGGGACGACCGGCGATCCCAAGGCGGTGCGATGTACGCACCGGACCTTCGCCACCAGCGGCCCGATGCTCGCCGAACGTTTCGGTCTCGGCCCGGATGACGTCGCCTACCTCTCGATGCCGATGTTCCACTCCAACGCGATGATCGCCGGGTGGTGCGTCGCGGTGTCCGGCGGAGCCTCGATCGCGTTGCGGCGCAGCTTCTCCGCGCGCGGGTTCGTCGAGGACGTCCACCGGTACGGCGTGACGTATGCCAACTACGTCGGCAAACCGCTGAACTACATCCTCGCGACCGAGCCCCACCCCGACGACGCCACCAGTTCACTGCGGGTCATGTACGGCAACGAGGCGTCGGCCCGTGACCGGCGCCGGTTCGCCGAGCGCTTCGGCTGCCGCGTCGTCGACGGTTTCGGGTCCACCGAGGGCGGGGTGGCCATCACCCGGACCCCAGACACACCCGACGATGCCCTGGGCCCGCTGCGTGCACCTACGGCGGTCGTCGACGTCGAGACCGGTGAGCCCGTTCCGGCCGGGGTGGTCGGTGAGATCGTGAACCTCTCGGGGCCCGGACTCTTCGCCGGCTACCACAACGACCCCGGCGCCACCGCCGAACGCCTGCGCGGCGGGATCTATCACACCGGCGACCTCGCCTGGGTCGACGACGAGGGTTATCTGCACTTCGCCGGGCGCCTCGGCGACTGGTTGCGCGTCGACGGTGAGAACATGGGCACCGGACCCATCGAGCGAATCCTGCTGCGGCATCCGGACATCCGGCAGGCCGCCGTGCACGGCGTGCCTGTGGAGATCGGCGACGAGATCGAGGCGGTCCTCGTCGCCGACGGACTCACCGCCGACGATCTCTCCGAGTTCCTCTCCGCCCAGGACGATCTCGGGCCGAAACAGTGGCCGCACCGGGTGCGGATCGTCGCCGAACTCCCGGAGACGGCGACCTTCAAGACCGTCAAGCGCCTGCTGGCCTCCGACACGACCCCGCCCACGTGGCGGCGTGACGGCGGGACCTACCGCGCCGCGACGTAG
- a CDS encoding YoaK family protein — MTVVERAASTADSRGESTRKQLLGPFYDGREMVLAAVLAALAGATGAAAWLYSSGWYVTFMTGNSERLVLEHIKGAHRLGFTALVTVIVFVLGVFVATLARMYIWRKARHGATMLTAGSTIAAWLIDIGLENGNREFGAGPVLCLAFGLGALNTSISRKGEVVMPLSYVTGTLVKIGQGAGLHVAGVKRRGWVAHLSTYAGFLAGAGFGGLLFNAFDERNSLLTLAVVAVVAAAITWRLDHPKFLRADVR, encoded by the coding sequence ATGACCGTTGTCGAACGCGCCGCATCCACTGCCGACTCCCGCGGCGAATCAACCCGAAAACAGCTGTTGGGCCCGTTCTACGACGGGCGGGAGATGGTTCTCGCAGCCGTCCTCGCCGCGTTGGCGGGCGCCACCGGCGCCGCGGCGTGGCTGTACTCCTCCGGCTGGTACGTGACCTTCATGACGGGCAACAGCGAACGGCTGGTGCTCGAGCACATCAAGGGGGCGCATCGTCTCGGTTTCACAGCTCTGGTCACCGTGATCGTCTTCGTTCTCGGCGTATTCGTGGCCACCTTGGCGCGAATGTATATATGGCGCAAGGCTCGGCACGGGGCGACGATGCTGACCGCGGGTTCGACGATCGCGGCATGGCTCATCGACATCGGCCTGGAGAACGGCAATCGCGAATTCGGCGCCGGCCCTGTCCTCTGCCTGGCCTTCGGTCTCGGCGCACTCAACACCTCGATCAGCCGCAAGGGCGAGGTCGTCATGCCCTTGTCTTATGTGACCGGCACGTTGGTGAAAATCGGCCAGGGTGCCGGGTTACACGTGGCCGGCGTCAAACGACGGGGATGGGTCGCTCACCTGAGTACCTACGCGGGATTCCTGGCCGGCGCAGGATTCGGCGGCCTCCTGTTCAACGCCTTCGACGAACGGAACTCGCTGCTGACCTTGGCCGTGGTCGCGGTTGTCGCGGCGGCGATCACGTGGCGCCTGGATCATCCGAAATTCTTGCGTGCCGATGTCCGCTGA
- a CDS encoding NAD(P)H-dependent flavin oxidoreductase — MRTELAEKFGIEYPIFGFTPSQDVAAAISRAGGLGVLGCVRFNEADELDEVLEWIHENTDGKPFGVDVVMPAKIPTEGSKVDLGSMIPPEHRAFVERTLDDLGVPPLPGGDRVDAGVLGWLHSVARSHVDISMEHRRKYGQIKLIANALGSPPPDVIQTAHDNGVLVAALAGAKDHALHHVEAGVDIVIAQGYEGGGHTGEVTSMILWPELVDAVGDTAPVLAAGGVGSGRQIAAAIALGAQGVWMGTYWLTAAEYKLGVPEGSDKPSTVQQALLKATSRDTVRRRIYSGKPARLLKTAWTDAWDADNAPEPLPMPLQNLLVAEAHARISAADNPDVVAMPAGQIVGRCNAITPVADLIADLVSEYDEAVGRMNKTLGG, encoded by the coding sequence ATGCGTACTGAACTGGCCGAGAAGTTCGGCATCGAGTACCCGATCTTCGGATTCACCCCCAGCCAGGATGTGGCGGCGGCGATCAGTCGCGCCGGTGGGCTCGGGGTGCTGGGTTGTGTCCGCTTCAACGAGGCCGACGAGCTCGACGAGGTCCTGGAGTGGATCCACGAGAACACCGACGGCAAGCCGTTCGGCGTCGACGTGGTGATGCCCGCCAAGATCCCCACCGAGGGTTCCAAGGTCGACCTCGGTTCCATGATCCCGCCGGAGCACCGCGCATTCGTCGAACGCACGCTGGACGATCTGGGTGTGCCGCCCCTTCCCGGTGGTGATCGGGTCGACGCCGGTGTGCTCGGCTGGCTGCACTCGGTCGCGCGGTCCCACGTCGACATCTCGATGGAGCATCGTCGTAAGTACGGGCAGATCAAGCTGATCGCCAACGCGCTGGGGTCCCCGCCGCCCGACGTCATCCAGACCGCGCACGACAACGGGGTGCTGGTGGCCGCACTGGCCGGCGCGAAAGACCATGCGTTGCACCACGTCGAGGCCGGCGTGGACATCGTCATCGCGCAGGGTTACGAAGGTGGCGGGCACACCGGCGAGGTCACCTCGATGATCCTGTGGCCCGAACTCGTGGACGCGGTCGGCGACACCGCACCGGTTCTCGCGGCCGGTGGCGTCGGTAGTGGCCGCCAGATCGCCGCGGCCATCGCGCTCGGCGCCCAGGGGGTGTGGATGGGGACGTACTGGCTGACGGCCGCGGAGTACAAGCTCGGCGTGCCCGAGGGCTCCGACAAGCCGTCCACCGTCCAACAGGCACTGCTCAAGGCGACGTCGCGCGACACCGTGCGTCGGCGAATCTACTCGGGAAAGCCTGCGCGACTGTTGAAGACGGCCTGGACCGATGCGTGGGACGCCGACAACGCGCCCGAGCCCCTGCCGATGCCGCTGCAGAATCTCCTCGTCGCCGAGGCGCATGCGCGTATCTCGGCGGCCGACAATCCCGATGTCGTCGCGATGCCGGCCGGTCAGATCGTCGGGCGGTGCAACGCGATCACACCGGTCGCCGACCTCATCGCCGACCTCGTGAGCGAGTACGACGAGGCCGTCGGACGGATGAACAAGACGCTGGGCGGCTGA
- a CDS encoding acyl-CoA synthetase, producing the protein MAYTIADLIEHAVDLVPERIALESGDRTRSYAELEARSNALAHKLRELGVQPGDRVGLYSRNTIESVEAMVAIFKARAVMVNVNYRYVEAELEHIFTDSGMKVLIHERSFATRVCNTLPKSPDLEYRIVIEDGSAEELCCAGHSDAVRFEEAIAASSAERDFEERSDDDLYMLYTGGTTGKPKGVVWRQVDVWRVLGGGIDWYTSEPVPDEWHLAKTGAEGGQLVRYPIPPFIHGGSQWAIFQSLFAGGKAVVYPEFSGSAAWDIVERHKVNVVFITGDAMGRPMIEALENGGERDLSSVLSIASSACLFSPSVKEQFLDRFPNSIIIDAIGSSETGFGGMGVVAKGTPHTGGPRVKADSETHVLREDGTPVEPGSGEVGVLARSGHVPLRYHNDPEKSAKTFRVFDGVRYSLPGDNAVLEADGTITMLGRGSVSINTGGEKVFPEEVEGALKAHPDVFDTVVVGVADDRWGQRVAAVIATRDGARPSLASLNDVVRKELAGYKCPRSVWFVDEIKRSPAGKPDYRWGASVTTGRPADEAQ; encoded by the coding sequence ATGGCCTACACGATCGCCGACCTCATCGAGCATGCCGTCGACCTGGTTCCCGAGCGCATCGCGCTCGAGTCCGGTGACCGCACGCGCTCCTACGCCGAACTGGAGGCGCGGTCGAACGCCCTCGCCCACAAGCTGCGGGAACTGGGCGTGCAGCCGGGCGACCGGGTGGGCCTGTACAGCAGGAACACCATCGAGTCGGTCGAGGCGATGGTCGCCATCTTCAAGGCGCGCGCGGTGATGGTCAACGTCAACTACCGCTACGTCGAAGCCGAGCTCGAACACATCTTCACCGACTCGGGGATGAAGGTGCTGATTCACGAACGCAGCTTCGCCACACGCGTCTGCAACACGTTGCCGAAATCGCCCGATCTCGAATACCGCATCGTCATCGAGGACGGGTCCGCCGAAGAGCTGTGCTGTGCGGGCCACAGCGATGCGGTCCGTTTCGAGGAGGCGATCGCGGCGTCGTCGGCCGAACGCGACTTCGAAGAACGCAGCGACGACGACCTGTACATGCTCTACACCGGGGGTACCACCGGGAAGCCGAAGGGCGTGGTGTGGCGGCAGGTGGACGTGTGGCGCGTCCTCGGTGGCGGAATCGACTGGTACACCAGCGAACCCGTGCCCGACGAATGGCATCTCGCCAAGACCGGCGCCGAGGGCGGGCAGCTCGTCCGCTATCCGATCCCGCCGTTCATCCACGGCGGGTCGCAGTGGGCGATCTTCCAGTCCCTGTTCGCCGGCGGAAAAGCGGTGGTGTACCCCGAGTTCAGCGGATCCGCCGCGTGGGACATCGTCGAACGGCACAAGGTCAACGTCGTGTTCATCACCGGAGATGCGATGGGGCGACCCATGATCGAGGCCCTCGAGAACGGCGGCGAGCGCGATCTGTCGAGCGTGCTGTCGATCGCGTCGTCGGCATGTCTCTTCTCGCCGAGTGTCAAAGAGCAGTTCCTCGACCGTTTCCCGAACTCGATCATCATCGACGCGATCGGGTCGTCGGAGACCGGTTTCGGCGGGATGGGCGTGGTCGCCAAGGGCACACCGCACACCGGGGGACCGCGGGTCAAGGCCGACAGCGAGACCCACGTCCTCCGGGAGGACGGCACACCGGTCGAGCCCGGCAGTGGTGAGGTCGGCGTCCTCGCCCGCTCCGGACATGTACCGCTGCGCTACCACAACGATCCGGAGAAGTCGGCCAAGACGTTCAGGGTCTTCGACGGGGTGCGGTACTCGCTGCCCGGCGACAACGCCGTCCTCGAGGCCGACGGGACGATCACCATGCTCGGCCGAGGCTCGGTGTCGATCAACACCGGTGGCGAGAAGGTGTTCCCCGAGGAGGTGGAGGGGGCGCTCAAGGCCCACCCGGACGTGTTCGACACCGTCGTGGTCGGTGTGGCCGATGATCGGTGGGGCCAGCGCGTCGCTGCGGTCATCGCCACCCGGGACGGCGCGCGACCGTCACTCGCGAGTCTCAACGACGTCGTCCGAAAAGAACTCGCGGGCTACAAATGTCCGCGCAGCGTGTGGTTCGTGGACGAGATCAAGCGTTCTCCCGCAGGCAAACCCGACTATCGATGGGGAGCGTCGGTCACCACCGGGCGTCCCGCCGACGAGGCGCAGTAG
- a CDS encoding crotonase/enoyl-CoA hydratase family protein, translating into MTTATPAESVTEKAPECLVEKRGHILIVTMNRPEARNALSTEMMRIMTEAWDQVDADPDIRVAILTGAGGYFCAGADLKSMNKNAPGDTVDSGAWNPASLPALLKGRRLTKPLIAAVEGPAIAGGTEILQGTDIRVAGESAKFGVSEARWGLYPMGGSAVRLVRQIPYTVACDILLTGRHITAREALEYGLIGHVVDDGTALDKALELAEKIAANGPLAVQGILKTIRDTEGLHELDAFEIDAKIGISVFKSKDAKVGPRAFAEKRTPEFTGE; encoded by the coding sequence ATGACCACAGCAACCCCCGCCGAGTCCGTCACCGAGAAGGCGCCCGAGTGCCTCGTCGAGAAGCGCGGGCACATCCTGATCGTGACGATGAACCGCCCGGAGGCGCGTAACGCGCTCTCGACCGAGATGATGCGGATCATGACCGAGGCGTGGGATCAGGTCGATGCCGACCCCGACATCCGCGTGGCCATCCTCACCGGCGCGGGCGGGTACTTCTGCGCGGGCGCCGACCTCAAGAGCATGAACAAGAACGCCCCCGGCGACACGGTCGATTCCGGCGCCTGGAATCCGGCCTCGTTGCCGGCTCTGCTGAAGGGGCGCCGGCTCACCAAACCGCTCATCGCCGCGGTGGAGGGGCCGGCGATCGCCGGCGGCACCGAGATCCTGCAGGGCACCGACATCCGGGTGGCCGGCGAGAGCGCCAAATTCGGTGTCTCCGAGGCTCGTTGGGGCCTCTACCCGATGGGCGGGAGCGCGGTTCGTCTCGTCCGGCAGATCCCGTACACCGTGGCCTGCGACATCCTGCTGACCGGCCGCCACATCACCGCGCGCGAGGCGCTCGAGTACGGCCTCATCGGCCACGTCGTCGACGACGGAACCGCCCTGGACAAGGCGCTCGAACTCGCCGAGAAGATCGCGGCCAACGGCCCTCTCGCGGTGCAGGGCATCCTCAAGACGATCCGCGACACCGAGGGCCTGCACGAACTCGACGCCTTCGAGATCGACGCGAAGATCGGCATCTCGGTCTTCAAGTCGAAGGACGCCAAGGTGGGACCCCGCGCGTTCGCCGAGAAGCGCACGCCGGAGTTCACCGGGGAGTAG
- a CDS encoding PAS and ANTAR domain-containing protein, translating to MQHDDHDPRCEDADHERGALPARRPDKTSDRMPSGIRRIGDFRFFYEGEKWEWSDEVAALHGYGPGEVEPTTELMRRHKHPEDRAHFDAMLAEMLTDHAPFSSRHRIVDTSGRVRPVAVIAHSITDATGETIGTEGFYLDLTDAELAVVQRRVDDQVRAFRDSSGVIEQAKGMLMLVYGVNADRAFDVLRWRSQQENVKIRDVAAALIVEIQASLPLENHHRRRLDEIVLRARRSSGSSSDVVH from the coding sequence GTGCAGCACGATGACCACGACCCTCGTTGCGAGGACGCCGACCACGAACGGGGCGCCCTCCCGGCGAGGCGTCCGGACAAGACGTCCGACCGCATGCCGTCGGGAATCCGACGCATCGGCGACTTCCGCTTCTTCTACGAGGGTGAGAAGTGGGAGTGGTCCGATGAGGTCGCCGCGCTGCACGGCTACGGACCAGGTGAGGTGGAGCCGACCACCGAACTCATGCGCCGCCACAAGCACCCCGAGGATCGTGCCCACTTCGACGCGATGCTGGCCGAGATGCTCACCGATCACGCACCGTTCTCGAGTCGCCACCGCATCGTCGACACGTCGGGGCGGGTCCGCCCGGTCGCGGTCATCGCCCACTCCATCACCGACGCAACCGGGGAGACGATCGGCACGGAGGGCTTCTATCTCGATCTGACCGACGCCGAACTGGCCGTGGTGCAACGGCGCGTCGACGACCAGGTGCGGGCCTTCCGCGACAGCAGCGGGGTGATAGAGCAGGCGAAGGGCATGCTCATGCTGGTGTACGGAGTCAACGCCGACCGCGCATTCGATGTGCTCCGGTGGCGGTCTCAGCAGGAGAACGTCAAGATCCGGGACGTCGCCGCGGCCCTCATTGTCGAGATCCAGGCGAGCCTGCCCCTGGAGAATCACCACCGTCGGCGCCTCGACGAGATCGTGCTGCGCGCCCGTAGGTCGTCGGGGAGTTCATCGGACGTCGTCCACTGA
- a CDS encoding LLM class F420-dependent oxidoreductase, whose protein sequence is MKLGLQLGYWGADPIPGAPALIAAAEECGFDAVFTAESWGSDAYTPLAWWGAATSRVRLGTAVAQLSARPPTSLAMHALTLDHLSGGRHIIGLGVSGPQVVEGWYGEPFAKPLARTREYVRVVRDVLARQDKVTSAGPHYPLPYPAGAPGATGLGKPLKPITHPLRADVPIWLGAEGPKNVAQTAEIADGWLAIFFSLGLADQYNSWLDEGFARPGARRSREDFEVAATVQVVITDDVAAAIDRYRPSTALYVGGMGAKEKNFHAELYKRMGYSDAVDEIVSLFLGGKKAEAVAAVPDEMVRETMLVGTADEVRAQIKEWEAAGVTMLMVTARDAETIRELATLV, encoded by the coding sequence GTGAAGCTCGGTCTGCAACTGGGGTACTGGGGTGCCGACCCGATTCCGGGCGCGCCGGCGTTGATCGCGGCCGCGGAGGAGTGCGGGTTCGACGCGGTGTTCACCGCGGAGTCGTGGGGCTCCGACGCCTACACCCCGCTCGCGTGGTGGGGCGCGGCGACCTCGCGCGTCCGGCTGGGCACCGCGGTGGCCCAATTGTCGGCGCGTCCGCCGACCTCGCTCGCCATGCACGCGCTCACCCTCGACCACCTCTCCGGTGGCCGGCACATCATCGGACTCGGGGTGTCGGGTCCCCAGGTGGTGGAGGGTTGGTACGGCGAACCATTCGCAAAACCGCTGGCGCGCACGCGCGAATACGTGCGTGTCGTGCGGGATGTGCTGGCCCGGCAGGACAAGGTGACCAGCGCGGGTCCGCACTATCCGCTGCCGTACCCGGCCGGCGCACCCGGGGCGACCGGACTCGGCAAACCGCTCAAACCGATCACCCACCCGCTGCGCGCCGACGTGCCGATCTGGCTCGGCGCCGAAGGGCCGAAGAACGTCGCGCAGACCGCGGAGATCGCCGACGGGTGGCTGGCCATCTTCTTCAGTCTCGGTCTCGCCGACCAGTACAACTCGTGGCTCGACGAGGGTTTCGCACGGCCGGGTGCGCGTCGCTCGCGGGAGGACTTCGAGGTGGCCGCGACCGTGCAGGTGGTGATCACCGACGACGTGGCCGCCGCCATCGACCGATACCGGCCGTCGACCGCGTTGTACGTCGGCGGAATGGGCGCGAAGGAGAAGAACTTCCACGCGGAGCTGTACAAGCGGATGGGCTACTCGGACGCGGTCGACGAGATCGTGAGCCTGTTCCTCGGCGGCAAGAAGGCCGAGGCGGTGGCCGCCGTGCCCGACGAGATGGTCCGCGAGACGATGCTGGTCGGCACGGCCGACGAGGTGCGCGCCCAGATCAAGGAGTGGGAGGCGGCCGGCGTCACGATGCTGATGGTGACCGCTCGCGACGCCGAGACGATCCGCGAACTGGCGACGCTGGTCTGA
- a CDS encoding OB-fold nucleic acid binding domain-containing protein translates to MSVTSPAAPNPDTPHPVAEVPEPKSPILTAPLTNSFDYTRSLGPVLSQFALALRDGRIIGSKGSDGKVSVPPVEFDPVTGAQSAEFVEVSTVGTVTTWTWNPEPTPGQPLDTPFAWALIRLDGADTTLLHAVSADSPDALATGMRVHAVFGAARIGRIDDIAYFAPGEEPATAPANTAEAPRGAETGLVVIPTPVSTEITHSANEEESVYLEGLKAGKLIGTRIGSGVDAGRVYFPPRGVSPADGSPASERVELGHTGIVTTFCIVNVPFQGQRIKPPYVAAYVLLDGADIPFLHLILDCEASEVRMGMRVKAVWLPEDEWEYSIGNISHFAPTGEPDAEYDTYRAHL, encoded by the coding sequence ATGAGCGTAACGTCTCCGGCCGCCCCGAATCCCGACACGCCACATCCCGTCGCCGAGGTGCCCGAGCCGAAGTCCCCGATCCTGACCGCTCCCCTGACCAACTCCTTCGACTACACACGGTCGCTGGGCCCGGTTCTGAGTCAGTTCGCGCTCGCGCTGCGCGACGGCCGGATCATCGGGTCCAAGGGCAGCGACGGCAAGGTGTCGGTGCCCCCGGTCGAGTTCGATCCCGTCACCGGCGCACAGTCCGCCGAGTTCGTCGAGGTGTCGACGGTCGGCACGGTGACCACCTGGACGTGGAACCCCGAGCCGACGCCGGGCCAGCCGCTGGACACGCCGTTCGCGTGGGCGCTGATCCGTCTCGACGGCGCGGACACCACACTGCTGCATGCGGTTTCGGCCGACTCACCCGACGCGTTGGCGACCGGCATGCGGGTTCACGCCGTGTTCGGCGCGGCACGCATCGGCCGGATCGACGACATCGCGTACTTCGCGCCCGGCGAGGAGCCCGCCACCGCTCCGGCCAACACCGCGGAGGCCCCCCGGGGCGCCGAGACGGGGCTCGTCGTCATCCCCACCCCGGTCAGCACCGAGATCACGCACTCGGCCAACGAAGAAGAATCCGTCTATCTCGAAGGACTGAAGGCGGGCAAGCTGATCGGCACGCGCATCGGTTCGGGAGTCGACGCCGGACGCGTCTACTTCCCACCTCGCGGGGTCAGTCCCGCCGACGGCTCGCCCGCGTCCGAACGTGTCGAGCTGGGCCACACCGGCATCGTCACCACGTTCTGCATCGTCAACGTGCCCTTCCAGGGCCAGCGGATCAAGCCACCCTACGTGGCGGCGTACGTACTCCTCGACGGCGCTGACATCCCGTTCCTGCACCTGATCCTGGACTGTGAGGCCTCCGAGGTCCGAATGGGTATGCGCGTCAAGGCCGTCTGGCTTCCCGAAGACGAGTGGGAGTATTCGATCGGCAACATCAGTCACTTCGCACCCACCGGAGAGCCCGACGCCGAGTACGACACCTACCGCGCCCACCTGTGA
- a CDS encoding thiolase domain-containing protein, translated as MTLPPIAIIGFAHSPNVAGTHGTTNGVEMLIPCFDKLYAELGIARTDIEFWCSGSSDYLAGRAFSFISAIDSIGAMPPINESHVEMDGAWALYEAWVKIATGEVDLALAYGFGKATAGNADQTLTLQTDPYTVAPLHPDARSLGALQARAGIDAGVWTEADMAEIGARTFGGSVDELLGREYIANPLRQHDIAPYTDAAAAVVIASERKARELVANPAFVTGWDHRIDTPNFGARDLTLSPSTKVAGDTAFGDRSRAVDVAEINASYTHQEIIVRNALGLPDSVRINPSGGSLAGNSLFSAGLQRIGYAAHEILSGNAGTALAHASSGPLLQQNMVVTLSAQTNSGGEN; from the coding sequence ATGACACTGCCACCGATCGCGATCATCGGCTTCGCACACAGCCCGAATGTCGCCGGTACCCACGGCACCACCAACGGTGTCGAGATGCTGATCCCCTGTTTCGACAAGCTCTACGCCGAACTCGGCATCGCCCGCACCGACATCGAGTTCTGGTGCAGCGGATCGTCGGATTACCTTGCCGGGCGCGCGTTCTCCTTCATCTCCGCGATCGACTCGATCGGCGCCATGCCGCCCATCAACGAGTCACATGTCGAGATGGACGGCGCGTGGGCTCTCTACGAGGCGTGGGTGAAGATCGCGACCGGCGAGGTCGACCTCGCCCTCGCCTACGGATTCGGCAAGGCCACCGCGGGCAACGCCGATCAGACCCTCACCCTGCAGACCGACCCGTACACCGTCGCCCCGCTGCACCCGGACGCGCGGTCGCTCGGCGCCCTCCAGGCACGTGCCGGCATCGACGCCGGCGTGTGGACCGAGGCCGACATGGCCGAGATCGGCGCGCGCACCTTCGGCGGTTCGGTCGACGAGCTGCTCGGCCGCGAGTACATCGCGAACCCGTTGCGGCAGCACGACATCGCGCCCTACACCGATGCCGCCGCCGCGGTCGTGATCGCGAGCGAGCGCAAGGCCCGTGAGCTTGTGGCCAATCCCGCGTTCGTCACCGGGTGGGACCACCGCATCGACACGCCCAACTTCGGGGCACGCGATCTCACGCTGTCGCCCTCGACGAAGGTCGCCGGCGACACCGCGTTCGGCGACCGCAGCCGGGCGGTCGACGTCGCGGAGATCAACGCGTCGTACACACATCAGGAGATCATCGTCCGCAACGCGCTCGGGTTGCCCGACTCGGTGCGGATCAACCCGTCCGGCGGCTCGCTGGCCGGCAACTCGCTGTTCTCCGCCGGTCTCCAGCGCATCGGGTACGCGGCGCACGAGATCCTCAGCGGGAACGCGGGCACCGCACTCGCCCACGCGTCGAGCGGGCCGCTGTTGCAGCAGAACATGGTGGTCACCCTGAGTGCCCAAACGAACTCGGGAGGCGAGAACTGA